The Calothrix sp. PCC 7507 DNA segment AAGTGGCTTTAGGTGGGGCTGATACTGCCACCCGCTCCCAAGTTGTCACCCAGGTGAGGGTACAGGGAAATCTGGGCAGGAATGTTACTAATTGTGCTGATCTTGATTGGAAAACTCTCACAGAGCAATGGCAATCTCCTGACAGAGGACTTTTGCGAGCTAGGGCGCAAGTAGATCAAGAACAGACCGACCCCTGTATTATTCGCCCCAATGCTCGTTATCGGGGTGCAGAAAATCAACTTTACCGCGTAGAAGTTCATGCTGTTCATGAAGACGGAATAGCCACCTTTAAATGGTCGCGGGAAAATGGCTCGGTTGCTTTTGCCATTGATTTAAATCCAGATAATTTGCCAGCCACATCTGGAACAAGCACCATCATTAAACTGAAAAACTGGTGGCGTGACGATCGCTTTGGTTTATCTGTTGGCGATTGGGTCGAGTTGGTGGATGATGATTATACTCTTCATCAACTAGCTGAACCACTATGGCAAGTTGACAAGATTGAACCTACTGATTTCTTGGTGACATTAAAACGCCAAACGCCATCTCAGCGGGCTATTGGGGAAAATCCACAAACATCACCTCTGTTGCGTCGTTGGGATCAGCGAGAGAGGACTGGATTAACCTTAATTGATGGTGCTGTATCAATTGCTGAGGTGGCAAGCAACATTGATGATGAAGGCTGGTTGACTCTAGAAGACGGTGTACAAATTCAGTGGCAACGCTCAGAATCAGTAAAACCTTTATACCGCACTGGTGACTACTGGCTAATTCCCGCACGGAATGCTACGGGCGATGTCGAGTGGCCACACTTGAATGGTAAGCCTGTAGCCATCCCGCCCCACGGTGTTCAGCATTATTATGCACCTCTAGCAGTGGTGACAGCCACCCGATACGGACAAGCGATCGTTGCTGATTGCCGACGCCAGTTTTATTCCTTGGGTCGCAGTTATTACTATATTGGTTCTGCTGCCGGGATTGGCACGGATTTGATTTGGGACAATGCTGATTTGCAATAATCCCGAAGTTCCGAGTTCTGATACCAATTCACGGAAACACTGATACAGACAGATTTCTCGTAGTAGCACGGCAATGCCCATTAGTGTCAACTTAACGTGAAATCCATGTCCCACCTCAGAATGAATTCTGAGTCTAATAGCAAAAGTAAGCTAAAGCTAACTAAAAATTATCATTTATCCCCAGTTTACTTGAGTAAACTTTGCCTATTAGCCCTGAGCGGAGTCGAAGGGCGGGTAGGTAAGCTCTGCAATAAGCCATCTGTAGCTCAAGTTGACACCAATGGGCGGTGCCGTGCCCCTACTAGGAATCTATCTGTATCAACGTTTTCGTGAATTGGTATGAAGCTTCGAGTTTTGCAGTTGAACTTTAACAGATCAATTCAAAGGAGGTGAGGTCTAAATGAAAGCGGTCTGGTCTTTTTGGACAAAACCCTTACAAGCGAATCGACAATCGATTTGGGTGAGTGAGAAACATCACATGCTGGCGTGGGTTTTATCAGTAGAAACTGCTAAAAAACATTATCCCCAAACGGCTTTGTTTACCGATCGCCAAGGTGCCCAGATGCTTGTGGAGGAATTGGGACTGGAATTCGACCAAGTTTCTCTAGAACTAGAGACTCTCAACAACTCTGACCCCGAATGGTGGGCGTTGGGTAAAGTTTACACCTACCGCGCCCAGACAGAACCATTCATTCATATAGACAGCGATGTTTTTCTCTGGAAACCTTTACCCCCCCGGATGGAATCAGCACCTCTACTGGCGCAAAATCCAGAATATTTTGTGGCGGGTAATTCCTATTACCATCCAGAAGGGTTGGAAGCAGCTATTAATACTGTAAATGGCTGGCTACCAGATGTCTGGCAATGGCAGCGATCGCACAATAATTTTCAGCAAGCTGTCTGCTGCGGTATCTTCGGCGGTAATGCGGTCGAGTTTATTCGCTACTATGCTGACTTAGCGATTCAGTTAGTTGAACATCCATCTAACCAATTAGCCTGGAATCTACTGACTCCCAACACCGAACGAAATATTCTATTTGAACAATATCTTCTGGGGTGTTGTATTGAATATCACCGTCATCGTCCAGATTCGCCCTACAAAAACATTGATATCCAATATTTGTTTGCATCTCTTGATGATGCTTTCATCCCCGAAAACGCTGCACACGCCGGATTTACCCATCTCATCGCCGACGCTAAACGCAATCAGGCGATCGCTCAATCTCTCGAAAATCGCGTGAGACGAGATTATCCACAATATTATGAGCGACTAGATATGCCGTCTACTAGTACAGTGCGGCGGAAATAAGCAGACCATTCTCAATCGCTAAAAAGCTTACTCCATATTACTTTTGACTTTTGACTTCCGCCTTGCGGTACTAGTAGTCTGTCAGGGTTGAAATGAGGGACTGTAGTGTGAGCGTCTCGCTCACGCGGGCTTTTCGGCCCGCACTACCAAAAACCCCTCAAAACAAAATTGACAAACCACT contains these protein-coding regions:
- a CDS encoding DUF6734 family protein, which produces MKAVWSFWTKPLQANRQSIWVSEKHHMLAWVLSVETAKKHYPQTALFTDRQGAQMLVEELGLEFDQVSLELETLNNSDPEWWALGKVYTYRAQTEPFIHIDSDVFLWKPLPPRMESAPLLAQNPEYFVAGNSYYHPEGLEAAINTVNGWLPDVWQWQRSHNNFQQAVCCGIFGGNAVEFIRYYADLAIQLVEHPSNQLAWNLLTPNTERNILFEQYLLGCCIEYHRHRPDSPYKNIDIQYLFASLDDAFIPENAAHAGFTHLIADAKRNQAIAQSLENRVRRDYPQYYERLDMPSTSTVRRK
- a CDS encoding DUF6519 domain-containing protein, giving the protein MQGEFRGDFTRDTFDPSKNFLRVLMQQGRVQVDADLNEQVAILLHYIQTLAADLIGPHGGPVRGAGFKITIDPTKDISKDNVITNFNIGIGHYYVNGLLVENRHSLEYYAQTNYPLNREQDKLPNLPFLVYLDVWERHITYIQDDSIREVALGGADTATRSQVVTQVRVQGNLGRNVTNCADLDWKTLTEQWQSPDRGLLRARAQVDQEQTDPCIIRPNARYRGAENQLYRVEVHAVHEDGIATFKWSRENGSVAFAIDLNPDNLPATSGTSTIIKLKNWWRDDRFGLSVGDWVELVDDDYTLHQLAEPLWQVDKIEPTDFLVTLKRQTPSQRAIGENPQTSPLLRRWDQRERTGLTLIDGAVSIAEVASNIDDEGWLTLEDGVQIQWQRSESVKPLYRTGDYWLIPARNATGDVEWPHLNGKPVAIPPHGVQHYYAPLAVVTATRYGQAIVADCRRQFYSLGRSYYYIGSAAGIGTDLIWDNADLQ